A stretch of DNA from Dioscorea cayenensis subsp. rotundata cultivar TDr96_F1 chromosome 4, TDr96_F1_v2_PseudoChromosome.rev07_lg8_w22 25.fasta, whole genome shotgun sequence:
ATGGAATTACAGAGGGCTCTTCTATGTCATCAGTATTATCATAATTATCATATCCaattagtatttattttctttatatagtGTTCTCAATCTCACTATTTCATGTAAATTCAcctttatacatttttttgcattattttctcattagaaatcATTCGTTATGCGTAAGTTTTGATGCTAAAGTCTTTATAATCAGCCAAATGTTTAGTTATGGAAGtttttgtttacatatgttattTTCTATTCAATTTCAAATAATAGTTGTTATATATGTCATTACCTGTTTAACATTCGTATTGATGTAATCAACGAGTCTTTGTCACAAAGCGCTGCATTTAATCAATGCCCCTGCCATTATCCAGTTTGCCTGGGGGAGCAATGTCGAACTCTTCATGTAATTTTGAACTCGACATGTTCACAGTTGGTCAATGTTGTTAAATTACAACACAATTCAAGGAAGCCTTGTGTGACCATGCTATCAAGTGGAATTTCAACTTTCAGTtcttaaaaaatgttaaaaaaaagagttaCTATGACATGTGCTTCCGATGGTTGTGAATGGCATGTCATGCGTCAAGAGATGGCAACCTTCCAAcgtttagaatcaaaacaacccaaggggTGCATACTTGTGGTGGAGATATTGGCACAACGTCAcatttaaagcatcaaagaaatgggttagTAGGCATGTAATACAAAAACTCTAGGATCGTCCTCTATACCGTGTAGTGGATATACAATAGGATTTATTGCATGAACAAGGTGCTCATTTGCCATACAAATAGGCATGGATGGGTAAACAGTCAGCAAGAGAAATTCTCCATGGAAgtgatatagcaagctatgATCTGCTGTTATGGTACGCGGGAAAGTTAGCTAAAACAAATCCGGGAAGTATTGTGATCATTGACAAGGATGGTGAGCGATTTAAACGTGGTTTTTTCTGTTTTCGTGCTTGTCTTGATGGATTTCGAAAGGGCTACAGACCTATGCTATTTCTTGACCGAACACATCTACTTGGGAGATATGGTGGCATACTCTTAGGTGCAACAAGCAAGGATGCAAATGAAGGATTATTCCACTTGGCATTTGCTATCGTGgataatgagattgatgatAACTGGGCGTCGTTCATATTAACATTAGGTGATGCGTTATATGGTGAAGCTGACTATGACAAGATCATTACTTTCATATCTGATCgatccaagggccttgtgaataTTATTGCCAGGGTGTTCCCTTCTTCCCCAACATGCATACTGCTTACGACATCTTCAAGCGAACTTCTTAAAATCAAATAGTTAGCTAGGGAGGGTATTGAAAGATGAGTGTTGGAGCTTAATTGTACATGTAGCATATCCATGCACATCTTCAGAATATGATGATGCTGTAAACAAACTCTTACTCACCTTGGCGCAGGCCCATAACTGGTTGTTCCAAAAATTTGGACTTGAAGCATTGGTGTAATTACTTATTCCCGAGATGCCGATGGGGTGAGATGTACTCGAATGTTGTTGaatcttttaatgcatggataaGAGAGGCACGCCTTTTTCCTGTGTACAACATGGTTGACTCGATCAAGTTTGCTTCCGAACTGTATTACTGAATAGTTTACTCATTCAGGATTGACATTAGATGTCCTCAACTGTGCTTTTTTGTATACTTATCACTCTTCTTGATTACTTTTCATGGTTTTTGATTACTTTTGAAGTTTTATAATTAGTATTTGTCTTTCCTAGTTAATATTATTGATTAGTCGTTATTATATTGAGtatgtatttattaaattatgaaaacattTAGTTATGTCCATTAGTGTATGGTTACGAAGCAGTTGCCTTTAGTATTATTGTACGCCATGCAGAATCCACACGTCTTTGTTTACATTTGGTCTAATTCATACTTGTCATAGGTACAAGGTAATGAACATGCGGTATGATCGGCACCAACAATGTGAGAAATGAGACACTAAGCTTTGTCCCGTGGTTCACAAGAAGATTGAGGAAATGATAGAGGAAAGTAGGTCCCTTGTAGTTGGCCAATCTAATGGGGAACAATATGAGGTTATTGACAGCTATAGTAACTCCTTCAATTTATGTGATAGGACATGCTTATGCCGACATTGGCAAATTTATGGTCTACCGTATTGGTATGCTTGTGCGGCGATCATGCAAAGTGATACTAACAACCATCATTTCATGGATGAATATCACACAGTTGCTTCATACAAGGCAGCATACACAAGCCCAATATTTCCCATACCAGACGATGACAAACCTAAAGATGATAGCCGACCTCTACGTCTTCGACCACCTATTACAAAGAAAAGACCTGGGCACCCAAGACGCAGAAGGATTGAATCACAAGCATTCAATGTGAGGGAG
This window harbors:
- the LOC120258664 gene encoding uncharacterized protein LOC120258664; translation: MIEESRSLVVGQSNGEQYEVIDSYSNSFNLCDRTCLCRHWQIYGLPYWYACAAIMQSDTNNHHFMDEYHTVASYKAAYTSPIFPIPDDDKPKDDSRPLRLRPPITKKRPGHPRRRRIESQAFNVRELRCSRCHEVGHNRDTQISSSLVCSSEMEAGSSFFGGLLAMPSANIRVAY